TCTATCGGCAGAATACCTGACGGAACAGGAAGTATTGCCGTTCTGCCCTATGCAACACCCGGATATTCAAATACATCTCCGCAAAATATTGCTTTTCAACAACAAAACGAACTGAATGTCTTCCCAAATCCGTTTAATAATGTATTAAATATAGCTTTTAGTAATAATCCGGATAAAAATATTATTGTTAAGATAAGTGATATTACCGGACGAATTGTTTCTGAACATTATTTCAATGATCCGGATGAAATAATAAGTCTGAATTCCGGTGAATTAAAAACAAAATCAGGCATTTATGTTTTGTCTGTAATTGTTGAAGATGAATTTGGAATGATACAAGTGTATGAAAATAAGTTGATTGTTCGAAATTAATAATAAAATGAATTCTAAACTAATTCTCTTAGCGTTTAATATCTTTCTTATATTTAATACAATTGATGCTACACCAAATTGTATACTAAATATAAAAAATTCTGAACTTTATACATTTACTTTTTCTTTTCCTGATGATACAATTACATCTAATACAGATACAATAACAAAAGATAACAGTTTTGAGACACAATACGGTCTTTTAGAACTTAACTGTATAGCGGGTGTTGTTGATAAGATTAATGCTGAAAGTTTTATACAAGGAAGTATTAATTCTCCGGAACAATTAATAAAGGGATTGGTTGCCGGATTTCTGATATCCGATTATGACGGCTCACCCGGAAGTTCATCATTATACTCATTAAGAGGAGGTTCTTCTTTTTCTAATAACAATCCGCCTTTAGTAATTATTGATGGTTTTCCTATTGATCTTTCCGAATATTCAACAACACAAAATCCCTTATCCGTCATTCATTCTAATGATATTGAAAGCATTACAGTCTTAAAAGACGGAACTGCATTGAATTATGGAGCTAAGGCATCAAATGGTGTAATAATTATAACAACAAAGAAAGCTTATGTTAATTCTCCTTTCCGAGTAAGTTATTCAGGAAATGTTTCATTAAGTGCAAACCAAAAAACGCATGATGTATATTCTGCAAACGAATACAGAACTTTGATAAATGAACAGTATTCCGATAATCCTGAAGCAATATCTTTATTGGGAAACTCTGATACAGATTGGCAAAATGAAATATTTCAAAAATCAATCAGTACAAATCATCATATCAATTTGTCAGGTTATTTTAACAAAATAAATACACCTTATAGTGTTTCATACGGATATCAGAAACAAAACGGTATTCTTAAAGCATCTTCATTGCAACGAAATAATTTGGCTCTTAAACTGCAACCTTCTTTTTTTAAAGATCATTTAAGATTTAATCTTGATATTAAGAATTCCTTTAACAAAGGTCAAACTGCTGATACCATGGCAATTACAAATGCAATTTTATTTGATCCCACACAAGCGGTTTATGATGAAGGAAATGATTTCTACGGTTACTTCACATGGCAAGTTTCCTCCGGAGATATGAACCATATAGCAACAAGAAATCCGTTAGCGATATTAGAATTGAATAATGACAGAATAAAAGAGAAACATGCAATGTATAATTTTGCAATGAATTACCAATTTCATTTTATTCCTGACCTAAACATCAGCATTCGATACGGACATCATAATATCTTATCTGACAGAACAATAATTCTGCCTGCAAATTCACCGTATAATTATTTTTATGAGAATGAATCAAAAGAAGAATATATTGACAGTGTCTCTTCAAATATTATTGATTCGTATTTGTCATATAATAAGGAGTTTAAAGCAATTAACTCAAAAATGAATATTCTGTTAAGCAATTTTAACCAATCGTCTTCTAAAAAAAATTCATATTCAAAATCAGAATTAAATTCCATTACAGAAAGCTCATCTTCAAGCATAACGCATATTCAATCTTCTTTTGCCGGAAGATTGAATTTTTGTTTTAATGACAGATACTTTGTTAATCTTTCAATAAGGAGAGAAGCATTATCAAAATACTCAAAAGAATTTGAAAATTATCCGTATATCGGAATTGCTTGGAAAATTGTAAAGGAAAATTTTTTTAAAAAGAATATCTTCTTAAACGATTTAAAGTTGTTTATTAACTACGGAATCAGCAGTCAACAAACTAATAGTGATGAAATATATTATCTGTACAATAGTTTTTCAAACCCTCTTTATGATCCTTTGACACGTTTCAATAATTTTGACATTAAAACACCTGTACAATCAGATTTTAATTTTGGATTAAATTATGGTTTTTATAAAAACAGATTTAAGGGTTACTTGAATTATTATATGAGAAACTCAAAGGATATTATTGTTCCCGCTTCTTTTAGTTTTGCTACAGGATATAGTATAATAAATATAAGTTTAGGTGAAATAAAAAATAAAGGTGTTGAAATTTCATTAAACTCAATATTATTATCTAAACAAAACTTTAACTGGAGTGCCGGCTTACGTTTTGCATATAATAAGAATGAAATAAATTATCTTTTAAAAGACACTGTTTTAACATGTTTAATTTCAGGAGGCATATATGGAGGTGTCGGAAATTCGATACAAGTACAGATGCCGGATTATCCTGTTAATTCTTTTTTTGTACTTGGGCAGGTCTATGGTGCTGACAAACTGCCTGTTGAGGGGCTGTATATAGATATGAATGAAGACGGAGTTTTTGACTATGATGATTTTTATGCTAATAAAAAACCATCACCGGATTACACTATGAGTTTCAACTCTTCATTAAAATATAAAAAATTTGATCTTTCCGTTATTGGGAGAGTATATTTTGGAAACTATGTATATAATAACGCAGCTTCATATACATCAAGTTATTCAAGTCTATATAGTCAATCCGGATATTTGAGTAATATAACAAAAGGTTATAATTTCGAAGAAGCTCAATATTTCTCTGATTATTATATTGAAGATGCATCTTTTATAAAAATTGATAATATCAATATAGGTTACAGTTTAAATAAAAACAAGAAACTAAATGCGAGGCTATATATAACTGTTCATAATGCATTTACTTTTACAAAATATTCGGGTATTGATCCCGAAATACCATCAGGAATTGATGGTTTCAGATATCCTGTGCCGAGAATATTCAGCATTGGATTAGATGTAAATTTTTGATCTGATAACTAAAAGCTAATCTTTAAAATAAGAAAAGGAACAACATAACAGTTGTTCCTTTTTAATACAGGGGAAATTAAACGAATTGTTATCTTATTGTATATTTAACACCATTCAAAATAATATTGTCCGGATCAATTTTGCTTTTATCTGCAAAGTCTAAGTCATCATTTGGTGTTATAACAGTACCGCCTGTTTCATAGGCTAACTTTACGTAATCATACACATAACCGCCGTTACATAAAATTACATGTACGGGTCTGTCAATTTTGTTTAATAAAGATATATCTCTTATTGCAGAATTATCAGCCATTAAAACAATATCATTTGCATCGTCATATTCAGTAATAGCCGCAATAATTGCTTCCACATCATTTTCTTCTGCATCTCCGCCTCCGCCGTTATCTACTGCTGTTTCTACTTTTCCGAGAAAATCATCCATGTCATTAGGATCAACATAATAAATACCGCCGGTTTTCCCAATTTCCTTTGTCTTATTATAACGAAGACGATCGTCTCCGTCATTAAAAAGCACCATGTTTTTTAATAATTTTTTATCAACATTTACTTTATGCCATCTCATAATCTGACCGACATAAGTGTACATACTCCCTGTCCAATCAACAACAACGGTCATATTTTTCCATTCCGGATGCATTCTAAAGGCTTTATAAACAACAGAATTTACTTCATCAACTTCCTGTCCCCCAATCGTATGTGTTTTCTTACCTGAAGTGCTTCCGTTTCCTTCACCTTCATGATCCGCAAAAATATATACTTTAAGATCGTTAGCAATTTCGGCACCTTGCGCATTAATCATAGTGTAGCTCAGCATAATTATGCCGGCTAATAAAATTTGTAATTTTAAATTTTTCATTGTAATAAGTATTTAAGGTTTAATATTTTTCTTAATGTAAACATGTTAAACAATAATTTTTTGTTTCGTAATACAACCAAGCTTTAACATTATAAGCATCAATCTGTTTCAACAGTTTATTCAGTCTTTTAAATATTTGTAATACAGCATCTTTACTCTTTTCTTCATCTTTAAGATATTTCATTGAAATTAAAAAAACAAAGCTTGAATATTGTCTTGCCAATACAGTCACATTCAGATTCTTACATTCATTATCCGAATTTTGCTTCTTATTAAGCATAATAGGTGTTTTATTTATATTTGCTGAATAATTCATCCTTTTTCAAGCTTTGTTGATGTTTTTTTCATTACAGCATTTTTGTATTATCGCATTTAGTAAATGTTCCGCTAAATTCACGGCAGAACCTTTACAGTTGCTTTTAAAATGTTGTAATATGTATCTTTCTGTTTTTATATTCGTATTGTCCACCTTTTTCATTAATTGCATTATCTTGTTTGTCTTGTTGAACAGTCAGTATTTCTTCAAGATAATTCTTAACATCATTATATTTTATATTTACTGTACTACCATGAATGATTGCTTCTGTAATGTATCCGTTTAATATTGTTTCTGATTGTTTATTAAACAAATCGGGAGTTGCAAAAATGTCGCAACCTATGATTTTGTCTCCTGAAACACCAACAAATCCGATACAATTGGATTTTGTTTTCAAAGATTTCATAAAGAAGTTTATATATTCGCTTAAATCCTTATTATACTCTTTAGAGTTTACGAGGCTTGTATATGTTCCGGTATTTGTTTCTGTTTTATTTTTCTTTACGGTTTTGCCAACTTCTTCCCAAACGGCAGATTGATCTTGATCTTGAATAACTTTTTGCCTGATACTGTTTGAACTTACAGAGAAATACTTATCAAATTTTCCGGATTCGCCGTAAGACCATCTGTTTCTTTCAACACAGAATACAGAAATATCAACTTTTTTTCCGTTTGGCGGAAGAATCATATCTTGAGCAAGAACTCTGTCTTGTTTGCCTCCTTTTACAACCTCTCCGGCCATAATGTATATGGTATCTTTTGAAATATTCTGTACATATAAGGTATTAACTTGTGCTCCTCCGCCTCCGGAGACATTTTGTTGAACCTGAATATTATTCTGATTGGTATTTACTTGATTTTCATTACTGTTATTTACAATATCTTCATTAATACTTGAAGTATTATTACTCTCTGTTTCTGTAATCTTAATCTTTTTTTGTTCCAAAGATTCTTTTAAAGTAGTGTATTTACCAATGTCTTTATGAGCTTCTTTAAACTTATTCCCTGCCATAAGCGGATAAATTCTTAAATGTTTATAAGTAAAAGAAGCCTTAGCATTATTGTCTGAAATCGTTTCAATATAACCTTCT
Above is a genomic segment from Bacteroidales bacterium containing:
- a CDS encoding SusC/RagA family TonB-linked outer membrane protein, which encodes MNSKLILLAFNIFLIFNTIDATPNCILNIKNSELYTFTFSFPDDTITSNTDTITKDNSFETQYGLLELNCIAGVVDKINAESFIQGSINSPEQLIKGLVAGFLISDYDGSPGSSSLYSLRGGSSFSNNNPPLVIIDGFPIDLSEYSTTQNPLSVIHSNDIESITVLKDGTALNYGAKASNGVIIITTKKAYVNSPFRVSYSGNVSLSANQKTHDVYSANEYRTLINEQYSDNPEAISLLGNSDTDWQNEIFQKSISTNHHINLSGYFNKINTPYSVSYGYQKQNGILKASSLQRNNLALKLQPSFFKDHLRFNLDIKNSFNKGQTADTMAITNAILFDPTQAVYDEGNDFYGYFTWQVSSGDMNHIATRNPLAILELNNDRIKEKHAMYNFAMNYQFHFIPDLNISIRYGHHNILSDRTIILPANSPYNYFYENESKEEYIDSVSSNIIDSYLSYNKEFKAINSKMNILLSNFNQSSSKKNSYSKSELNSITESSSSSITHIQSSFAGRLNFCFNDRYFVNLSIRREALSKYSKEFENYPYIGIAWKIVKENFFKKNIFLNDLKLFINYGISSQQTNSDEIYYLYNSFSNPLYDPLTRFNNFDIKTPVQSDFNFGLNYGFYKNRFKGYLNYYMRNSKDIIVPASFSFATGYSIINISLGEIKNKGVEISLNSILLSKQNFNWSAGLRFAYNKNEINYLLKDTVLTCLISGGIYGGVGNSIQVQMPDYPVNSFFVLGQVYGADKLPVEGLYIDMNEDGVFDYDDFYANKKPSPDYTMSFNSSLKYKKFDLSVIGRVYFGNYVYNNAASYTSSYSSLYSQSGYLSNITKGYNFEEAQYFSDYYIEDASFIKIDNINIGYSLNKNKKLNARLYITVHNAFTFTKYSGIDPEIPSGIDGFRYPVPRIFSIGLDVNF